In a single window of the Natrialba magadii ATCC 43099 genome:
- a CDS encoding helix-turn-helix domain-containing protein — protein MHVGVFRIDGGSPYAQSTARTNTSIELWCNDHCDLLHVTGDQQTAVVDRVSDEVGVRERIEQDETTQTIITDDCLKQHGDDYIESYLSAHGCLLVPPLRYEDGMKVVRVLAIDGANLSAFYRDIAADYAVTVDSKYDLDAVPAETPVLSTASSVPDLSERQREIFLLAYERGYYEIPRETTTAKLADSVGIGRRTVDHHLRRAEAKIAAGVVEFL, from the coding sequence ATGCACGTGGGCGTGTTCCGGATCGACGGCGGCAGTCCGTACGCACAGTCGACGGCTCGAACGAACACCAGCATCGAACTGTGGTGTAACGATCACTGCGACTTGCTTCACGTCACGGGCGACCAGCAGACGGCTGTCGTCGACCGCGTCAGCGACGAGGTCGGCGTTCGCGAACGAATCGAACAGGACGAGACGACGCAGACGATTATCACCGACGACTGTCTGAAACAGCACGGCGACGACTACATCGAGTCGTACCTCTCAGCACATGGCTGTCTCCTCGTTCCACCGCTTCGCTACGAGGACGGGATGAAAGTCGTCCGCGTGCTCGCTATAGACGGTGCAAACCTGAGCGCGTTCTACCGCGATATCGCCGCCGACTACGCTGTTACCGTCGACTCGAAGTACGACCTCGACGCCGTTCCGGCAGAGACACCGGTGCTCTCGACGGCGTCATCCGTTCCAGACCTCTCCGAGCGCCAGCGAGAAATTTTTCTGCTCGCGTACGAACGTGGCTACTACGAAATCCCGCGGGAGACGACAACCGCCAAACTCGCCGACAGCGTGGGAATCGGTCGGCGAACCGTCGATCACCACCTCCGACGCGCCGAAGCCAAGATCGCCGCTGGCGTCGTCGAGTTTCTCTGA
- a CDS encoding glycosyltransferase, translating to MHAPSLSDQTFDAYTDVTGRDRLERLRSLADTLADSRILHVNSTATGGGVAELLRSIVPVCNDLGIDTDWLVMDADDEFFEVTKAMHNALQGSGPPLTEDMKATYRTVNEQNARELADHGEEYDLAVIHDPQPLGMLDQLEEMMPETVIVWRCHIDLTDPTAEYLAFVSEYTAQVDHGIFSRSDYIGETAVPGTSIIYPSIDPVAEKNRSLEAETIATMCDRLDPLSFEDPLVTQISRFDPWKDQFGTLEAYRRASEDVADLQLALVGGMAGDDPEGLELYEQVAKEAATDPNVHVLTDLSDIGVNVLQRESDVVVQKSLREGFGLVVSEALWKRTPVVGSDVGGIPLQIVDEETGYLVAPDDATGAGERVVDLLENDERRARFGENAREHVQEHFLLPRQLVELLDVLADELEYDQ from the coding sequence ATGCACGCGCCATCACTTTCAGATCAAACGTTCGACGCGTACACCGACGTGACGGGGAGAGATCGTCTCGAACGGCTTCGGTCGCTGGCCGACACGCTGGCCGACAGCCGTATCCTGCACGTCAACTCGACTGCGACTGGCGGCGGGGTTGCCGAACTCTTGCGATCGATCGTTCCTGTCTGTAACGACCTCGGAATCGACACAGATTGGCTCGTCATGGATGCCGACGACGAGTTCTTCGAGGTGACCAAGGCGATGCACAACGCGCTCCAGGGGAGCGGTCCTCCGCTGACTGAAGACATGAAAGCGACCTATCGAACGGTCAACGAGCAAAACGCCCGCGAACTCGCGGACCACGGTGAGGAGTACGATCTCGCCGTGATCCACGACCCGCAACCGCTTGGCATGCTCGACCAGCTCGAAGAGATGATGCCGGAAACCGTGATCGTCTGGCGCTGTCATATCGACCTCACCGATCCGACCGCCGAGTACCTCGCGTTCGTCTCGGAGTATACAGCGCAGGTCGACCATGGAATCTTCAGTCGGTCCGACTACATCGGCGAAACCGCGGTTCCGGGGACGAGCATCATCTATCCATCGATCGATCCGGTCGCAGAGAAGAATCGATCGCTCGAGGCCGAAACGATCGCAACGATGTGTGATCGCTTGGACCCGCTCTCGTTCGAAGACCCGCTCGTCACGCAGATCTCCCGATTCGATCCGTGGAAGGACCAGTTTGGCACGCTCGAGGCGTACCGCCGTGCCAGCGAGGACGTGGCGGACCTCCAGCTAGCGCTCGTCGGCGGGATGGCCGGGGACGACCCGGAGGGGCTGGAACTGTACGAACAGGTCGCCAAAGAGGCGGCTACCGATCCGAACGTCCACGTGTTGACCGATCTGTCGGATATAGGCGTGAACGTCTTGCAGCGTGAGTCGGACGTCGTCGTTCAGAAGTCGCTCCGCGAAGGGTTCGGCCTGGTCGTCTCGGAAGCGCTCTGGAAACGGACACCAGTCGTGGGATCGGACGTCGGCGGCATCCCACTACAAATCGTCGACGAAGAGACCGGCTATCTCGTTGCGCCTGACGACGCAACGGGCGCCGGTGAGCGCGTCGTCGACCTCCTCGAGAACGACGAGCGCCGGGCGAGATTCGGCGAGAACGCACGAGAGCATGTTCAGGAGCACTTTCTATTGCCCCGGCAACTCGTGGAGTTGCTGGACGTACTCGCCGACGAACTGGAGTATGACCAGTGA
- a CDS encoding universal stress protein, translating to MTRLIDSILIPTDDSEGALAGAKHAIALASQTGADVHVLSVVAVRSDLEGITDAMESMYASLEDDAKAAVETIADMVRSYDEDLEVTTTVKRGTPFQSIREYATRREIDIIAMGTKGRDGVDRVLLGSVTENVLRTARTPVLVVPPEANLSEINEIAFDEFLLPTDGSDGAAIAADWGIALASRLESMVHTVYSAETSRLSRAKTPDELLDALEQSGEDAIEAVREQATDAGVSITGTITTGSPADVILTAATERDADLIVMGTHGRTGIGQWFLGSVTENVVRQADVPVFCVPVSAESP from the coding sequence ATGACCCGGCTTATCGATTCGATACTCATACCGACGGACGACAGTGAGGGCGCCCTCGCAGGAGCGAAACACGCAATTGCGCTTGCATCGCAAACCGGTGCGGACGTGCACGTTCTCTCGGTCGTCGCCGTTCGCAGTGATCTGGAGGGGATCACCGACGCGATGGAGTCTATGTACGCGTCACTCGAGGACGATGCGAAAGCCGCAGTGGAGACCATCGCGGACATGGTGCGATCCTACGACGAAGATCTCGAGGTAACGACCACCGTCAAACGTGGAACGCCGTTCCAATCGATCCGGGAGTACGCTACACGACGCGAGATCGACATCATCGCCATGGGGACGAAAGGTCGGGACGGAGTAGACAGGGTTCTCCTCGGCAGCGTCACCGAGAACGTCCTCCGGACGGCGCGTACGCCTGTCCTCGTTGTTCCTCCGGAGGCCAACCTGTCCGAGATCAACGAGATCGCTTTCGACGAATTCCTCTTGCCGACGGACGGGAGCGACGGAGCAGCCATCGCGGCCGACTGGGGGATCGCGCTGGCGAGTCGACTCGAGTCGATGGTTCACACCGTGTACTCCGCCGAGACGAGTCGCCTCTCCCGAGCGAAAACGCCAGATGAACTCCTCGACGCGCTCGAGCAAAGCGGCGAGGACGCGATCGAGGCAGTTCGGGAGCAGGCCACAGACGCCGGTGTCAGTATCACCGGAACGATCACGACAGGATCACCAGCGGACGTCATTCTCACGGCCGCAACCGAACGCGACGCCGACCTGATCGTCATGGGAACGCACGGCCGAACCGGAATCGGGCAGTGGTTCCTCGGCAGTGTCACGGAAAACGTCGTCCGACAAGCCGATGTCCCGGTGTTTTGCGTGCCAGTCAGCGCTGAGTCGCCGTAG